In Styela clava chromosome 10, kaStyClav1.hap1.2, whole genome shotgun sequence, the sequence agatgttaaaaaaataaaataaaatcaatacgTTGATAAAGACGTAACGGCCATTAATTCACTAAactattttacagaaaaactTAAAACCTGGTATAAAGCAAGCAACAACTTTTACTACAAAATGTTCTTGGACCAGGTTTCTTATGCGACTGCCAAAGCAAACTGTCAAGAGAAAAAAGGCAAGTTTAGCTTCCGTTGGTGTTCGCGATTCTTCAATAAGAAAGTGAGTATTGAATTATTGTTTCAAATACGAAAGCGATGAAGTATAAGTTCGATTACAAAATGCAATACACATTGAAAGAACTTGCTATGTTTTATATCAGaatattatttatacaaataGCTGCATGATATGTTTGCGGAATAGTGTTGTTTATTTAACtatgttttttatatattacaaaaacaatattttactcTTATCATCAATAAACATTCAATAATGTTTTTAATCCACAGTCATTTAATCAGTCTTGCCAGTGGAGAACATGTGTGGATTGGATTGAATGATATTGAACATGAAGGCAACTTTATTTGGGAGGATGGCGTCGTTTCCACCGCAGATAATACTCCTTGGATAGATCCACAACCTGATAACGCTGCGGGAAATGAAGATTGCGTCGAATTGACGGAAAATTCATTAAATGACCTTGATTGTTCTAGTTTATTACCGTATATAtgtgaaaaatttgtttgagCACAAACTGATTATAATTCTTTCTTTCTTTGTATCATCAATAGATGTTGAGTACCGGTAATTAGTATTTTGGCTTTAAATTGGTTATGTAATTCATTCGGTAATTAAATTAATGATTATCTGCATCgagaatttcaataaatattgagGTTTCGTTTTactttattgattatttattttgtaatattcaatAGCTGTATGTGCTTTTAAATTTCTTCACttaattttgtaatatattaaaCACAAACATCATACTTTTTTAGGTTTATTCTAACTGTAAAAAACTTAAAGTTTATATAATTCTATATTTGGAACTGCAATAATTTCACAATTTATCAGGAAAGTGAAGGTTATTTTTTAGGTATATTGTTATCTTCACATATTAAATTTGCAGCGTCAAAATCTGAATTTTAATAGGGCGATATCAAATTTCTTCCAAACTAGGTTTCAAGGTATGTAGCCGATCAAATTGTTACAAAACTTATGTAGTGTACCCGATCTTACGGTTGTTTTAAGCGTGGTGGTGGAGATAAAAGTCGAGATAATTCGTTGGGTAAAAACAAgtataactagagctgcgtgcagctttaacaggcttcccgcgtaaaaaaaactgaagacgcgttttgctcactagagcgtgaaagcgtggtcagtcatgcataaaatttgcattttattgctggctgagaacttctgcacatttgaggtgaatttcaagtttgtaggaccaatttgaaaaaaaaaataataaaataaataataataataaataaatattaataataataaataaataataataataactagagctgcgtgcagctttaacaggcttcccgcgtaaaaaaaactgaagacgcgttttgctcactggagcgtgaaagcatggtcagtcatgcataaaatttgcaatttatgatgggggacttattatctgcatgtgatgtaaatttgaagtctctaagtagtctcgttctcgagaagaagatgaaaatgtaaaatcctatattgctcactggagcgtatcgccgaggtcactcatgcgtatccttgacatatcgtatccggaacatgtccattaatcattgttatgaatttcaacccaatagcatgtatcaattttgagaaatcgcaaaaaaaactgaagtcgcgttttgctcactggagcgtgaaagcgtggtcagtcatgcatcaaatttgcattttattgctagctgagaacttctgcacatttgaggtgaatttcaagtttgtaggaccaatttggaaaaaaaataataaaaataaataataactagagctgcgtgcagctttaacatgcttcccgcgtaaaaaaaactgaagacgcgttttgctcactggagcgtgaaagcgtggtcagtcatgcataaaatttgcaatttatgatgggggacttattatctgcatgtgatgtaaatttcaagtctccaagtagtgtcgttctcgagaagaagatgaaaatgtaaaatcctatattgctcactggagcgtatctccgaggtcactcatgcgtatccttgacatatcgtgtccggaacatgtccattaatcattgttatgaatttcaatccaatagcatgtatcaattttgagaaatcgcaaaaaaactgaagacgcgttttgctcactggagtgtgaaagcgtggtcagtcatgcataaaatttgcaatttatgatgggggacttattatctgcatgtgatgtaaatttcagtctctaagtagtgtcgttctcgagaggaagatgaaaatgtaaaatcctatattgctcactggagcgtatcgccgaggtcactcatgcgtatccttgacatatcgtatccggaacatgtccattaatcattgttatgaatttcaacccaatagcatgtatcaattttgagaaatcgcaaaaatactgaagacgcgttttgctcactggagcgtgaaagcgtggtcagtcatgcatgaaatttgcattttattgctagctgagaacttctgcacatttgaggtcaATTTCAAGtatgtaggaccaatttgaaaaaaaaataataaaaataaataaataataataataataataaaacacaggaatacaataggttccctgctgacaagcagcgggaagcctaactagagctgcgtgcagctttaacaggcttcccgcgtaaaaaaaactgaagacgcgttttgctcactagagcgtgaaagcgtggtcagtcatgcataaaatttgcaatttatgatgggggacttattatctgcatgtgatgtaaatttcaaatcgcaaaaaaactgaagacacgttttgctcactggagcgtgaaagcgtggtcagtcatgcataaaatttgcaatttatgatgggggacttattatctgcatgtgatgtaaatttcaagtctctaagtagtgtcgttctcgagaagaagatgaaaatgtaaaatcctatattgctcactggagcgtatcgccgaggtcactcatgcgtatccttgacatatcgtatccggaacatgtccattaatcattgttatgaatttcaacccaatagcatgtatcaattttgagaaatcgcaaaaaaactgaaaacgcgttttgctcactgaagcgtgaaagcgtggtcagtcatgcataaaatttgcattttattgctagctgagaacttctgcgcatttgaggtga encodes:
- the LOC120337719 gene encoding uncharacterized protein LOC120337719 yields the protein MKFRCFLLLYIFILPNELMICGKTGDLCIHKLVKGRLVTEGFCETPNEQDIITQLRNDVEAAKEREKLKTWYKASNNFYYKMFLDQVSYATAKANCQEKKGKFSFRWCSRFFNKKSFNQSCQWRTCVDWIE